The following are encoded together in the Acidicapsa ligni genome:
- a CDS encoding anti-sigma factor has protein sequence MSMQDAVHIPEDDLIQYALGTLPEVQLGNLTAHISLCNQCRDELARIQVELASYATVIPQEAVPAGARERFLKKLNTDTTESKFTQMRNNNRMFIATKSLHEWLQTPMPLRILSGALAAALLFVAYDDVTHMRQIRQLMPAMARAESQNSELAELKEFLHGNGAQHVSLSPKPVAQKMPEGHVLYAAVSGKLVFTAANLLPIPAGKTYELWLIPANGTPPIPAGLFKPDLQGDAAVIFPSLPTQMQASAFGVTIENEGGATTPTAPIVLSGQ, from the coding sequence ATGAGCATGCAAGATGCAGTCCACATTCCGGAAGACGATCTCATCCAGTACGCCTTGGGTACGCTGCCGGAGGTTCAACTAGGCAACCTGACAGCGCATATTTCCCTGTGCAACCAGTGCCGCGACGAATTGGCCCGGATTCAGGTGGAATTGGCCAGCTACGCGACGGTGATTCCCCAGGAAGCTGTGCCAGCCGGAGCACGCGAGCGCTTCCTCAAGAAGCTGAATACCGATACTACCGAATCAAAGTTTACGCAGATGCGGAACAACAACCGCATGTTCATCGCAACCAAGTCTTTGCACGAATGGCTGCAGACTCCCATGCCTCTCCGGATTCTCTCCGGGGCGCTGGCTGCCGCGCTGTTGTTCGTTGCCTACGATGATGTCACTCACATGCGCCAGATTCGTCAGCTCATGCCTGCGATGGCACGTGCCGAGTCTCAAAACAGCGAGCTGGCTGAATTGAAGGAATTCCTGCATGGAAATGGCGCGCAACACGTGTCGCTGTCTCCTAAGCCCGTGGCTCAAAAAATGCCGGAAGGTCATGTTCTGTATGCCGCGGTTTCCGGCAAGCTGGTGTTTACCGCAGCTAACCTGCTTCCCATTCCTGCGGGCAAGACATACGAGTTGTGGCTGATTCCTGCGAATGGCACTCCCCCGATTCCGGCAGGCTTGTTCAAGCCGGACTTGCAGGGCGATGCGGCAGTGATCTTCCCATCCCTCCCAACCCAGATGCAGGCAAGCGCCTTTGGAGTGACAATCGAAAACGAAGGCGGAGCAACGACGCCAACAGCCCCGATAGTCCTGAGCGGGCAGTAA
- a CDS encoding sigma-70 family RNA polymerase sigma factor, with product MQMEDAELLEAVARQDQAAMATLFDRYSRLVYSIALRVLREPALAEDVMQEVLLQVWRQPGGFVSQRGSLGAWLAVVARNRSIDVIRRRSHMQPLEDMVLPEPRNLQRAVEENHLMDQVRGVVEALPSEQQTSLQMAYFEGLTHTEISERTGTPLGTVKTRIRTALMTVRKALEA from the coding sequence ATGCAAATGGAAGACGCCGAGTTGCTGGAAGCGGTTGCCAGGCAGGATCAAGCTGCAATGGCAACGCTTTTTGACCGATATTCGCGGTTGGTCTATTCAATAGCCCTGCGAGTATTGCGAGAACCTGCGCTTGCGGAGGACGTCATGCAGGAAGTGCTGCTACAGGTTTGGAGACAACCCGGAGGGTTTGTATCCCAACGCGGCAGCCTCGGGGCATGGCTGGCAGTCGTAGCCCGCAACCGGTCGATTGATGTGATTCGGCGAAGGTCGCATATGCAGCCGTTGGAGGACATGGTCCTTCCCGAGCCGAGAAATTTACAGCGGGCGGTGGAAGAGAATCATCTGATGGATCAGGTGCGTGGTGTCGTTGAGGCATTGCCCAGCGAACAACAGACTTCCCTGCAGATGGCGTATTTTGAAGGTTTGACACACACAGAGATTTCAGAGCGGACGGGAACTCCGCTCGGCACGGTAAAAACGCGCATTCGCACCGCTTTGATGACGGTGAGAAAGGCGCTGGAAGCATGA
- a CDS encoding YncE family protein, with product MIEFFQSFIPAHRRLAQGTLAFATIAALAGCGSTPRPTTTPITPTGPASQPASFAFVISTPLPTAQTPVPQGVGTVIDYSGDTIMASAQIGPNPVTFALNGGGSEAWTLNGDGTVSNIPVSTNLQPKLVTYSTLSQFNGADPVVGLFNSSLGLYALDTTTDPVTGKSQLDVLTGSPDAFKLTVPVDQTPVTMVGVSSATRYYTISQNIPYGIACNTNPTGVTQTGTADGIETLTYTVSSQIPLGVCPVYAVGTPDTKRVFVLNRGSDTITVINSQNNAPDQCPANSVNQNGQPFKCHPVLPLSTTAVNAICPTPTAATCVLPPNGTTGFPAVAGPVYAEYNQATGQLVVSNYDGNTISIIDVSLDEFGNDSPTFGTTFTVAVGNNPAAVTVLADGSRAYVANQSGDAVNGSDAGSVTIVNMNSHTIEKTLPVTGHPRTVVSTENSLFGKVYVASPDSPDVTIIRTDQDIISTSILVQGNAIDVRTTSPDASSANTNTVSRLPGAGQPCFLPPTELTPTSVADCQLLQLP from the coding sequence ATGATTGAATTCTTCCAAAGCTTTATCCCGGCGCATCGGCGTCTGGCCCAGGGAACACTGGCATTTGCAACCATTGCAGCTCTCGCAGGATGCGGCAGCACTCCCCGCCCCACCACGACGCCGATTACCCCTACCGGGCCGGCATCGCAGCCTGCATCGTTTGCCTTTGTGATCTCCACGCCATTGCCCACCGCCCAGACGCCAGTTCCGCAAGGCGTCGGCACGGTAATCGATTACTCCGGTGACACGATTATGGCCAGTGCGCAGATTGGTCCCAACCCGGTGACCTTTGCCCTCAATGGCGGTGGATCGGAAGCCTGGACGCTCAATGGAGACGGCACTGTCTCCAACATTCCAGTCTCTACCAACCTGCAGCCCAAGCTGGTGACTTACAGTACTCTGAGCCAGTTCAACGGCGCCGATCCGGTTGTTGGACTCTTCAACAGTTCGCTGGGTCTGTACGCTCTGGATACCACGACCGATCCCGTTACCGGCAAATCGCAACTGGATGTGCTCACCGGCAGCCCGGACGCTTTCAAGCTGACTGTCCCGGTTGATCAGACGCCTGTCACCATGGTCGGTGTCTCCAGCGCTACGCGTTACTACACCATCAGCCAGAATATTCCTTACGGAATCGCCTGCAATACCAATCCCACCGGCGTCACACAGACCGGCACGGCCGATGGTATCGAGACCCTGACCTATACCGTCTCGTCGCAGATTCCGCTGGGAGTTTGCCCCGTATACGCAGTCGGCACACCGGATACGAAGCGCGTCTTCGTTCTGAACCGCGGCAGCGATACGATCACAGTGATCAATAGCCAGAACAATGCGCCTGATCAGTGCCCCGCAAACAGCGTCAACCAGAATGGCCAGCCCTTTAAATGCCATCCTGTACTGCCTCTGTCCACGACAGCAGTCAACGCTATCTGCCCAACCCCGACGGCAGCAACCTGCGTCCTGCCGCCGAACGGAACCACCGGCTTTCCTGCTGTTGCCGGTCCGGTCTACGCCGAGTACAACCAGGCCACCGGCCAGTTGGTCGTCTCCAACTATGATGGCAACACCATCAGCATCATCGACGTAAGCCTGGATGAGTTTGGCAACGACAGCCCGACCTTTGGCACCACCTTCACCGTGGCCGTGGGCAACAATCCTGCCGCAGTCACCGTGCTAGCCGATGGCTCGCGTGCGTATGTCGCCAACCAGTCCGGCGATGCCGTGAATGGATCCGATGCCGGCTCCGTCACCATCGTCAATATGAACAGCCATACGATCGAGAAGACCTTACCAGTCACCGGTCATCCTCGTACCGTCGTCTCTACGGAAAACTCGCTCTTCGGCAAAGTCTACGTGGCTTCTCCTGACAGCCCTGACGTCACGATCATCCGTACCGATCAGGACATTATCAGCACCTCCATCCTGGTGCAGGGAAACGCTATCGACGTTCGCACAACTTCGCCTGACGCGAGTTCGGCCAATACGAATACCGTGAGCCGCCTGCCGGGCGCAGGTCAGCCCTGCTTCCTGCCTCCAACGGAGCTCACTCCTACCTCGGTTGCGGATTGCCAGTTGCTGCAATTGCCGTAG